The following DNA comes from Candidatus Nitrosotalea okcheonensis.
AAATAGTTATCATAAATGGCACCTCAATCTCAAATCAGATTGTGCATTTCGTAGTGACAGATCCTACCAATCAAGTCATTTATTCAAAGGATGCAAATGTTACATCAGCAGGCACAGTTTCCATGTCATATCAGTTAGATGATTCAGCCATAAAGGGAACCTATGAGGTAACCGTAACACAAGGCACTGATCTTGTGACTATTTTCTTCGGAGTAGGACAAGATGTATCTCAACCTATAACAGCAACACTAGACAAGATTAGTTACCAGAATACAGACAATCCTGTTGTAAGTATCACAGGTCCTCCATCATCAACTCTGAATCTCATCATAGTAGACCCTTCTGATACACAAAAGTTTGCAGACATTGTCAACCTAGGATCAAGTGGGCAGGCAACATATTCATTTAATTTGACTTCATATACACCTGGAATTTATTCTGCCGTAGTTTCTCATGCAGAGGAAAAAGTGCAGGTACCATTTGCAGTAGGACTTTCAACTAATACTGGAAAAATCTCACTTAGTATTGTGAAGAACTCATACTTGCCAGGGGATAACATCATAATTATTGGAACCACTGCCAATGCAAACAGCCTTCTTCAAATTTCCTTGACTGACCCTAATGGACAAATAGTAAAAACAGAACAAACATTCTCAGACAAGACGGGTCACTTTTCTTCATTTGATTTCAACCTCCCATCCACTGCAATTCCAGGAACATGGAAACTAGATGGTACTAGCGGAGTCAATCACTCATCTGTACCGTTAATTGTAAAGTCATCAAAACAAGCAATAACTATTTCTCTTGATAGGGCATCTGGTGCATACACTAGAGGGGATATTGTAACAATTTCTGGAACCGATGCAGGCGTTACTGCAGAAGTAACCATCACCATAAACGGCAATAGCACTGTTATCGATAAATTGCCCACCTCATCAACAAACCGAGGAGACTATAGTACAGCTTGGCAAGTTCCACGCAATGTCAACCCAGGAACATATACGGTTGAAGCATCCTCCGTTACAGGCAAAGCAACAATCAGCATGACAATTCAGTAGGGAATCAATTAGCAATATTTTTTACATCCAATACTTGAGAACGATTTGTGAACCTAAAGAGCAGGATAGATGAGATACCAGACTTTCCAAAAAAAGGAATTTTATTCAGAGATATCAGCCCGCTCTTAAGAGATCCATCAGCTTTATCACTTGTAATAGATGAGTTTACAAAAATAATACATCCAAACGATGTAGATGTTTTTGCAGGAATAGAATCAAGGGGATTTCCCCTGGCGTGTGCATTGGCTCTCAAATACAATAAAGGGATGATAATGATTAGGAAACAAGGAAAATTGCCAGGTGTTACTCATAAAACAACATACAACATAGAATATGGAAGTGCAACAATGGAGATTCAAACTAATGCAATAAAGAAAGGTCAAAAAGTGTACATTTGCGACGATCTGCTTGCAACTGGAGGTACTGCAAAAGCAGCTGCAAATCTAGTTGAAAAAATTGGTGGTAATGTAGCAGGTTTTGCTTTCATAATAGAATTAACTGATCTGAAAGGATCAAAATCAATCAAGGGTTACAAATACAACTCGTTGGTGAAATATTGATAGAACAGGCAGAGATAGGAATCTTTGGAGGGACTGGAATATATGATTCAGGCCTTCTTACAGAAAGCAAAGAAATTACAATAGACACGCCATTTGGTAAGACTTCAGATTCCATAACAGTTGGAATTTACAAGGGGAGAAAAGTTGCATTCATGCCAAGACATGGTAAAAAACACACCATTCCACCTCACTTGATAAACTTTAGAGCAAATATCTGGGCATTCAAAGAGATGGGAATTAAGAGAATCATAGCACCATCGGCAGTTGGAAGTCTCAGAGAGGAATTAAAACCCGGGGATGTGGTGCTTCCATCACAGTTTATAGATTTTACAAAATCAAGAAAATATACGCTTTATGAAGACACCAAAGTCATTCACATATCAGTGGCTGATCCATTTTGCCCTGAGCTTCAAAGTGTTGTTTACAATATAACAAAGAAAATGAATTTGCATGTTCATAAAGATGCTACATACATTTGCATTGAGGGGCCAAGGTTTTCAACAAGAGCAGAATCAAAATTCTATAAAAATGTAATAGGTGCAGACATTATAGGTATGACGCTAGTTCCAGAATGCCAGCTTGCACGAGAAGCCCAGATGTGTTATGTATCAATTTCCACAGTAACAGATTACGATGTATGGGCAGACAAGCCAGTTACTGCAAGGGAAGTCCTAGAAACCTTGTCTAAAAATGTAGGAACGACAAAGAACATACTGTCATTGCTTTTTGATTCAATACCAGAACAGCGCAGTTGTCTATGTCACAAGGCATTTGAAGAAGCCCAGTTCTAGCCATCTGCAAAGGATTCTTTTGTTAGTCCTTCCGGAAGAGTGATATCTCCGCGAACAAGTTTTTGCTGGAGTTCGTTTATCACTTCATCCACATCATAACCAAGGTTCACAAGACTTTTTTCCACCATCTTTGATATTTTGGCACCAATATTATGACCGCCTATTCTGCCAAAGGCTATCGCGTTGAACTTGAACTGGTGACCATCAATATTAAAAGTGCCAGTTATCTTGGCAGCTATTTGACTACCACGAACATTATTGATATGAACTTGAATATCCATGCAAGATTTAGATCTCTACTGCTTTGTTAATTGATGTTTCTATGAGAAAGCTCCAGTGCTTATCATCATCAATCTTAAAATCATTTACCCTAAGTTTTATCACTTTTTCGTCAATACATTCATGTTGAATTTCGTCATTTTGTTTTATCTTTATTAATTTCCATTTATCCTTGTGTTTTTTAAGATTGCATGAAAGTACAGCCCATTTTTGATCTGCAGATATTTTAGGCATTCCAACATAGTCTACAATGCTGTCTATTCCAAGTTGTTTTTCTTCACAGAAAATTTTCTTGCACTTGACACATCTCCATGTATCAATTGAGCCTATCGTTCTTCTCTCATAATTTAGATTTGTGACTCCATAGTATACTATTTCATGATTACAAGAAGATTCTTCGTCTGTGGACATATTTCCTCCTCCATTATCGGTTATATTTAGTTCTTGCATCATCATATGGTTTTTCTAAAACAATTGAAATGTTATCTACCAAGAGATTCTTCTTAAATGAAATATTTTCTCTTTCACACATTCTTCTATACATATTCACAACAGCAAATCTAGGATGCATTGATTCAAACTCTGTTTTCGTGATATCAATAAAGCCTCCATTTTGAATGAGACTTGTTGCTACTTGATGTGCATCATCTTCAGATATGTTCAGATCATTTGCTATGTCTTTGGCAGACATTTTGCCTTTTTTTACAACCAAGACATAAACTTTGGACTGTATTGGAGACAACCTAAGCTCTGAGACAATATTTTCCTCAACAGTATCAATATTGACACTCATTGATATTGAGACTCATAATGCCATAAATAAACATGCCAAGATTATAGCTGAAAATAAATATGGAATACAGTCAATTGTTTCATGAGATTAATCATAGGGTTAACTGGAAGTTCAGGAGTCATATATGGTGTAAGAATGCTAGAAGTTCTCAAGCAATGCAATGTCGATGTTCATTTAATCATGACAGAGTGGGCAAAGAAATGCATTGTATTAGAAACTGATTATGATTTGAAATATGTAAAATCATTAGCGGGACACTATTCAGATGATTCAAACATGGCTGCAAGTGTTTCAAGTGGAACACACAAGACAGATGGCATGATAATTATTCCCTGTACCATGAAGACACTTTCGAGCATTGCCAATGGATATGAAGAGACTCTGGTTGCCCGAGCTGCCGGAGTTACCATGAAGGAATCTCGCAAGCTGGTTCTAGTTCCAAGAGAGACTCCACTTACCAGCATTCATCTTGAAAATATGCTCAAGCTTTCAAGAATTGGAGTAATCGTATTACCAGCCATGCCAGGTTTTTACAACAGACCAAAGAACATTGATGATATTTTGAATCATGTTGTAGGAAAATGCTTGGATCAATTTGGAATTGAGCACAACCTGTTTAAAAGATGGGAAACTACCTGAGTGGAATTAGTTATCGTAGAATTATGAAATAATTGTACACTTGCTTTTGATTAAAATTCTACGAGTGTTTATATTTGGAGCATAGTTAAATCATACAGAATATCTTTGGCAAGCTACAAAAGCAGATACACTAATGACAAATCATTTGATATCATCATTCCCTTAATGGTTTTACTATTCTTGGGTGTGGTATACATGCTTTCACTTAGATCTTCACAGGGGTATGTCAATTTCATACTTATTGGAATAGCTGCTATGATCATGATCTATTGGGTAAGAGTATTAAAAAAAATGACAGTAGAGAGTACTCCACAATATACACCAAAGGAAGCAGACACAAAGAACTGGGTGTATGACCTCATAAAGGGAGAAAAGGAAATAATATTTGTAGCAGAAGTACCAGGTCCAGAGGATCAGGTAACTGTCAGATTGATTGACAAGATTCTATATGTACGAGGCTCGGGACACTTTTCAAAAGAAGTTCCAATTGAGACAACGCCAGACATGGGAATTCATGATTTCAAATACAGAAATGGTGTTCTCACCCTACGAATTAAAAAATTAGAAACTCTTTGATTCTTCTAGTTTTGCTGGAAGATATTTGTCTGTAATATTAGTAAGACCATACTTTGAGAATGCCTCAAGTTCTGCCTTTCTCTTCAACTTGAGAAAGACCTCGAGCTGTTTTTTCCAGTTTCCTTCTTGATATCTAGGATCTTTTTGAAGGTCATAGATTCGCTTTATGTCAGATTCAGTCATGGGAATTGTAGGAAGTTTATATTTTTCAATGTCAGTTGCCCAGACACCCAACCACTTGGCATCTGGTACAGTTAGTTCCCTCAAGTGAGCTGCATTTGCAGAACCAGATTTTATTACCATTGCAATGTGTTCACCATATACATCACCATCAGCCAATATAACAACAGGTAACCCCATTTCAGTGTTCAACCTTCTCAAAAGATTTCTTGTTGACCTAGGAGCTTGACCGGCAGTGTCTACAATTATAGATTTGAATTTTTTATGAACTTTTTCTTCTACGAATCTTGTAAAAAGACCGCCCTTTTCTATGGCAATTACAAGTTCTGCACTAGTATCAACAAGTTCAGCACTGCTCAAACTTGGACCTATTAAATATCCATCAGGATGATCTGACAGATTCATTCTCTTTCCTTCATATCCTGGAACAGTGTATTCTATTGTCAGGTCACCAAATACACTGCTTCGTTCTTCAGGAAATATGTGAAACTCTTCACGCGGGCTTGTGAGTACAGCTTCAAGGTCCACAATTATATTGTCAGACTCTGGCTGATCCTCAAAATCAATGCTAAATGCCTGTGATGAATAGTAAATGTCTCGCAATGTAGATGATTTTCCCTCTCGCACCAACCTGTTTACAAAGAAGGCAAGCCATGCAAGCTGTGTGTAAGAACGTAACTGGGACATGTTTCGTGAACTGCGAACAGCGTTAGCACTACCCAAAATGTATTGTCTTATTTTTTTATCATAAACAATATTGCTTACAGATCTACTTGGTATAACAAATTGTGGAAATTTTCCCTTGTCTAGATTTTCATATATGCTAAGACCCTGTTGTTCCAACATTGACAGCAATCTTTTCTTTCTTGTTTCCGTAGTCTTGGCACTAGACTTGTTCTTCAATCTCACTTCCCATCCTTATTAGTTGGTTATAATTTGGTTCTTTTTTCTTGCCAGCAAGTTCAGTAGCAAATTGTGCAATGAGTGGTACATATTTTGAATAAAGATTTGCTCGCTTTTTTGCCATGTCCGCAGCCCCTTGTCGCGACATGTGAACAGCTAGCTTTCTTGCCAAGTACTGTAACGCATTCTTTAATTCTCTTTCAAGCTCGGGCCTATCTGCTACATTTTCTTTTCCTACAGTCTTGTAAGGGATTCTAGTGGAACAAATATGTGATACTATGACAAGAGGCGGATCTCCTTTTATTTTATATCTAGTCCATTCAGTTTCGTTAACTATCTTAAGTACCACATCACTTCCCTCATCATACAAGAGTGGTATACGATTTGCGAAACGGTAAACTTTGAGCCCGTTTGGTGGGATATCCCCACCATAAGCAATACCCATTTCGACTACGAATGGAAATCCGGAATATGCAGATGCATTGCGTTGCCAAACTGCTGCAAACTCTGGGTTGAAAAACTTCATTATCCCTTTTGAGAGTGGTTCTTCCCCAAGAGGCGCCAAGCAGCTAGGATCAGGTGCAAGAAATTCCTCGAATTTTTGAAGTGCATCAGCTAGTTTTACCAATTCTTCGTTTGTCATGCTGCCTATTCTTTTGTCTGGCTTGAACTTGGCAAATTCACAGAATTTTTCAGCAGTTGTTGGTCCAACCCTCTGAAATCGTTTTGTCAAGAATGTGAGAAGTGTATCACCCTGAACAGTACTTGCAAGTTGTTTGTAATATGGACTCTCGGGGCTTAATTCCACTGCATGAGACTGTGATTCTCCAAAGTCCCAATATGTAATGGTTTTATTTGCAACATCGATATCATCGATCCTAATTTTTTGCAGCCCTTCAAAATCAATATTCAGAAATGACATGACAGAGATTACAGTTCGTACGGGTTTTGATATGTCAGACCAGCGTTTCTGTGCACGCTCTAGTATTTCTTTTGGTGGTAGATTTTTTTTCAAGCTCAATTCTTTTTTGACTTTGTCAATCATCTTATTGTCTATAGTTGGAATCTGATAATGTGTATCAGTAATCATTCTTCTAATGGTCTCAACATCAATACCATGTGGATGAGGTTTGATAACGGTGGGAGGACGAGGCATATCTTTTACAATTCTTACATAATGAAATTTTTCTCCAGCCGGATCTTCAAATGTTATTGATGCATAAGGTGTGATCAAGGAAGTTTGGTATACATAATCTCTGATTTTGGATCCTGCTTTTGAGTAATCTCCTTCAAGAACAATACTTACTGTGAGACCTGTCTTTGATCCTTCTTTTGTTGTATGTTTTTGTATGACTGGTTTGTTTTTCTGGATGTCAAGCAACATCACAAACTCATCAAGTGATTTTCCATCAGAGCAACTCTTCACAGTCACGGGTTTGTTAGTAGTGATCTGACCATAGAGTATGGCCATCGTAGCACCAAGACCAAACATACCTCTTGCTTGTTTGAGACCAAACTTGGATCCATAAAGAACAGTACCAAAAGCAAGTGGAATGTGTTCAGGATCAATTCCCGGACCATTATCTTTTACAGTCAAGATGTAGTGTTTTGGATCTGCTTGTTCTGGATTGACGGCTTTTATCGAGAGATGAATATCAGGAAGTATTTTCCGGTGGTCACATGCGTCAAGTGCATTTTCCACAAATTCTCTAACTGAAGTATAAAGCGATCTAGTGGGATTACTAAATCCTGCAAGGTCTCTATTTCTGTAAAAGAATTCGCTTGGAGATATTTGGCTAAAGACTTCTTTACTCAAGTATGTTTCCACCCTCCCAAAGTTGGAGTTTTTCTAATTTTTGTCTACGTCGTGACTCTTGGAGATCGTTGTAAACTTTTCCATGTGTGCTACCACTTGAAATAGATGTTATTGCGTTTACAGCAGATTTCAGCTGTATTCCATCGCCAATTATGGCAACAGTTCTACCATAAACAGATACTTTGGCGCCGCTTAGGTCTTCTATGTTTTTCCTAACACGACCACCCTCGCCTATTATTCTGCTCTTTATCCGCTCAATTTGGGCAGATGATTTTCCAGCAAACTGGCGCAGATCCATGATATGTAGCGAGGTTTCCTCCTGAACAAGACTCATTGCATTCTCCGCTGAGAATCCACGACCTATGGCCATTACAATTTCTTCAGCCTTAAATGGCATTATATTTTCAACGTTACCCACTCCCTTTATGACTGTCTCGCCTGTTTGACCATCAATGGTTAATGAGACAGAACAAATTTTTTCTATTTTGGTTTTTATCTTTCCAGATTTTCCAATCAGTACACCAACACGATCAACTGGAATTAGTATGATTTTCTCAAAAATCATTTTGTAACCCTCTCAAATACATCAATTGGATTGTCCACTGTAAGTCCTCTCTTAACAAAGAATTTGGTAATATTACTAATATCTCTTTCAAGAAATTCTTTTGTCTTAGGATGTCTTATATCTACTGCCGATCCAAAATCAAAAACCACAGGTCCTTTTTCTGTCTTGAAAATATTAAATTCTGAAAGATCAGCGTGTACCAGTTCTGCTTTTTGATATAGATCAGAAATGATTTCTATTGTCTTTTCATAATCTGTGTAATCCACTTCTGATTCAACCAACGTAGGTGATGGAACACCATTAGATCCTATAAATTTCATTACTAGAATATTTTTTACCACGGTAATTGGTTCTGGACATGGTATTCCAGTGTTAAAAGATTTGCTTAAATTACGGAATTCTTTTTTTGCCCACAACTCTACAAGAGATCTGGTTCCTTTTTTTATTCGTGTAAATCGGGGATCACCTATAAGATAAGGATAACGCCTCTTAAAGTTAGAGGTAGTAACAAGATAAATTTTTACAGCAAGATCTTGACCAGAAGGATCAACTGCCCAATACATTTGAGATTCTTTTCCTGCACCTACTGCTCCGTTGACATATGAGATGATGCCATTGTTTATCATTCGCGAGAGAAGCATCACAGTTGGTTTATCAAACACTGCTTCGAGTACTTTGTCTTTATCGAATATTTCCTTCTCAGTTTTTCTTGCCCTCTCTTTTCCGGCAAGTCTGAGGTTCATCTTTTTTGCAAGTTTGTCTTGCAATCCTAAATCAGATTCTTCAGGACTTGAATCTTCAGATTCATCATTTAATTCCAACGAGTCCAAGTTATGCTCCTCGTGGACTTCGTTGAACTCATCTACAGAATCTTCACTCATACTGATTTTACTCCTAGTAACAATACAGTTTGTAATACAAACCTTGTAAAATCGATTGCTGTCAGAAATCTTGCGGCAATAGTCCCTTTTGTTTTAACATATCAACTTGTGACAGGGTATATCTCCAAGTAATGTCTCCGCGATCATCAGATTTGAAATCCCATGGAGCGATTGTTACAACATCATTATCCCTTATCCAGATTTTTCTCTTCAGTTTTCCTCTAATTCTACCCATTCGGGTCTTGTCATCAGTGCATCTTACAAGTATATGATCACTGCCCAAAAGTTTTACAACTCTTCCCAATAGTTCACCTTCTCCAGGTAATTGCATTTCCTTCAATTCACTTTCGTTTAGTACTTTTCGCTTACCCAAAATTCTCAGACAATGATGTATTCAGTATGTATATAATCGTTGTATTTTCAAAATTTGAAAACAATAAGAAAAGGAACACCCTCAATTTCTTTCACACCTTTTGCAGATCCTATCCCTATTTTTATTGAAAGATCAATTGTTTTTTTACCAACCATGTTGATTATTGAAGAAGTTCGCAGAAGAGATTCTGCTTCTTTTTCGTCGATTATACGGTCTCCATAGTAACTCTTGGTAATGGTTATATCTAGATCAGATTGCCTAACTGTTCTACCAACTAATTCTGCATCACAGATATTTAGCATCCTATTGCTTTTTTGATTCACTATCTTAACTGCGAAATTCATTTACGCATATTGACCCTTTAGAGGGGATCTTGCTCCGCATGCTTCACACTTGAGAAGTGTCACTCTATTTTCTTTTTCAACCCTTGTATCTGGACTTTTACAAGTGGGGCATTCAACATATTCCTTGAGATATCTATTCAAAAGTGCTGAAAATTCATGAGGATCTTTTTTGCCCACAAAGACTGCTTTGTCTCCTCCAAACTGTGCAGGTGTTGCAAACTCTTTTGATAGATATTGTAAAAGTTTTTCAGGATCTCTTCGTAGTATTTTTGGAAATTCTGAAAAATTTCTGAAAAATGTTCTATTTCCTTGCCACATGATATCTACTTTGGGAAGTTCAAATCTTGATGTAGAGCTAGTCTTAGTCTGAGACACTTTATCTTGGATGTTCTTTAGTAATTTTTCGTATTCGGCTTTTGTCAACTATTTCAGTATGAGAATAGCCACCTATATGGATTTACATGATAAATTTGCTACTTGACACATATAATGTATGATTAGTCATGAAAACTTGTTCTAAATTGCTAATTCTGTTTTTTAGTGAAAATATAATGTGTTTTTACAAATTTGTGTCAATTGTACACTAGCCTCTAAGTTTTGGCATACCCTTGAATTCAGGCAATACTTGAATGAGTTTTGTTTACCAGCCCTCTAAATACGCCCATCATCATTTCATGTTCTTTTTTTCTATCCCTCATATCTTGTGTCCCTTTAAATAATTCAATTAGCATTTTGGCGTTTAGTTCAAGATCCACATCTTCAAGGAACTTTGCTCCACCCCTTATTACATCAGCGGCGTTGACCATCATCTCTATGGTATCCAGATCAATCGGATTTTTTTCTAGTTTTTGTAGACAATTAAAGAT
Coding sequences within:
- a CDS encoding adenine phosphoribosyltransferase — translated: MNLKSRIDEIPDFPKKGILFRDISPLLRDPSALSLVIDEFTKIIHPNDVDVFAGIESRGFPLACALALKYNKGMIMIRKQGKLPGVTHKTTYNIEYGSATMEIQTNAIKKGQKVYICDDLLATGGTAKAAANLVEKIGGNVAGFAFIIELTDLKGSKSIKGYKYNSLVKY
- a CDS encoding S-methyl-5'-thioadenosine phosphorylase, producing MLIEQAEIGIFGGTGIYDSGLLTESKEITIDTPFGKTSDSITVGIYKGRKVAFMPRHGKKHTIPPHLINFRANIWAFKEMGIKRIIAPSAVGSLREELKPGDVVLPSQFIDFTKSRKYTLYEDTKVIHISVADPFCPELQSVVYNITKKMNLHVHKDATYICIEGPRFSTRAESKFYKNVIGADIIGMTLVPECQLAREAQMCYVSISTVTDYDVWADKPVTAREVLETLSKNVGTTKNILSLLFDSIPEQRSCLCHKAFEEAQF
- a CDS encoding helix-turn-helix domain-containing protein; its protein translation is MSVNIDTVEENIVSELRLSPIQSKVYVLVVKKGKMSAKDIANDLNISEDDAHQVATSLIQNGGFIDITKTEFESMHPRFAVVNMYRRMCERENISFKKNLLVDNISIVLEKPYDDARTKYNR
- a CDS encoding UbiX family flavin prenyltransferase — its product is MRLIIGLTGSSGVIYGVRMLEVLKQCNVDVHLIMTEWAKKCIVLETDYDLKYVKSLAGHYSDDSNMAASVSSGTHKTDGMIIIPCTMKTLSSIANGYEETLVARAAGVTMKESRKLVLVPRETPLTSIHLENMLKLSRIGVIVLPAMPGFYNRPKNIDDILNHVVGKCLDQFGIEHNLFKRWETT
- a CDS encoding Hsp20/alpha crystallin family protein, with the protein product MLSLRSSQGYVNFILIGIAAMIMIYWVRVLKKMTVESTPQYTPKEADTKNWVYDLIKGEKEIIFVAEVPGPEDQVTVRLIDKILYVRGSGHFSKEVPIETTPDMGIHDFKYRNGVLTLRIKKLETL
- a CDS encoding DNA topoisomerase IV subunit A, with the protein product MLEQQGLSIYENLDKGKFPQFVIPSRSVSNIVYDKKIRQYILGSANAVRSSRNMSQLRSYTQLAWLAFFVNRLVREGKSSTLRDIYYSSQAFSIDFEDQPESDNIIVDLEAVLTSPREEFHIFPEERSSVFGDLTIEYTVPGYEGKRMNLSDHPDGYLIGPSLSSAELVDTSAELVIAIEKGGLFTRFVEEKVHKKFKSIIVDTAGQAPRSTRNLLRRLNTEMGLPVVILADGDVYGEHIAMVIKSGSANAAHLRELTVPDAKWLGVWATDIEKYKLPTIPMTESDIKRIYDLQKDPRYQEGNWKKQLEVFLKLKRKAELEAFSKYGLTNITDKYLPAKLEESKSF
- a CDS encoding DNA topoisomerase VI subunit B, which codes for MSKEVFSQISPSEFFYRNRDLAGFSNPTRSLYTSVREFVENALDACDHRKILPDIHLSIKAVNPEQADPKHYILTVKDNGPGIDPEHIPLAFGTVLYGSKFGLKQARGMFGLGATMAILYGQITTNKPVTVKSCSDGKSLDEFVMLLDIQKNKPVIQKHTTKEGSKTGLTVSIVLEGDYSKAGSKIRDYVYQTSLITPYASITFEDPAGEKFHYVRIVKDMPRPPTVIKPHPHGIDVETIRRMITDTHYQIPTIDNKMIDKVKKELSLKKNLPPKEILERAQKRWSDISKPVRTVISVMSFLNIDFEGLQKIRIDDIDVANKTITYWDFGESQSHAVELSPESPYYKQLASTVQGDTLLTFLTKRFQRVGPTTAEKFCEFAKFKPDKRIGSMTNEELVKLADALQKFEEFLAPDPSCLAPLGEEPLSKGIMKFFNPEFAAVWQRNASAYSGFPFVVEMGIAYGGDIPPNGLKVYRFANRIPLLYDEGSDVVLKIVNETEWTRYKIKGDPPLVIVSHICSTRIPYKTVGKENVADRPELERELKNALQYLARKLAVHMSRQGAADMAKKRANLYSKYVPLIAQFATELAGKKKEPNYNQLIRMGSEIEEQV
- a CDS encoding KH domain-containing protein, whose product is MIFEKIILIPVDRVGVLIGKSGKIKTKIEKICSVSLTIDGQTGETVIKGVGNVENIMPFKAEEIVMAIGRGFSAENAMSLVQEETSLHIMDLRQFAGKSSAQIERIKSRIIGEGGRVRKNIEDLSGAKVSVYGRTVAIIGDGIQLKSAVNAITSISSGSTHGKVYNDLQESRRRQKLEKLQLWEGGNILE
- a CDS encoding serine protein kinase RIO, with the translated sequence MSEDSVDEFNEVHEEHNLDSLELNDESEDSSPEESDLGLQDKLAKKMNLRLAGKERARKTEKEIFDKDKVLEAVFDKPTVMLLSRMINNGIISYVNGAVGAGKESQMYWAVDPSGQDLAVKIYLVTTSNFKRRYPYLIGDPRFTRIKKGTRSLVELWAKKEFRNLSKSFNTGIPCPEPITVVKNILVMKFIGSNGVPSPTLVESEVDYTDYEKTIEIISDLYQKAELVHADLSEFNIFKTEKGPVVFDFGSAVDIRHPKTKEFLERDISNITKFFVKRGLTVDNPIDVFERVTK
- the eif1A gene encoding translation initiation factor eIF-1A, translating into MGKRKVLNESELKEMQLPGEGELLGRVVKLLGSDHILVRCTDDKTRMGRIRGKLKRKIWIRDNDVVTIAPWDFKSDDRGDITWRYTLSQVDMLKQKGLLPQDF
- a CDS encoding DUF424 domain-containing protein; this translates as MNFAVKIVNQKSNRMLNICDAELVGRTVRQSDLDITITKSYYGDRIIDEKEAESLLRTSSIINMVGKKTIDLSIKIGIGSAKGVKEIEGVPFLIVFKF
- a CDS encoding translation initiation factor IF-2 subunit beta, encoding MTKAEYEKLLKNIQDKVSQTKTSSTSRFELPKVDIMWQGNRTFFRNFSEFPKILRRDPEKLLQYLSKEFATPAQFGGDKAVFVGKKDPHEFSALLNRYLKEYVECPTCKSPDTRVEKENRVTLLKCEACGARSPLKGQYA